From a single Syngnathus scovelli strain Florida chromosome 2, RoL_Ssco_1.2, whole genome shotgun sequence genomic region:
- the LOC125989164 gene encoding chymotrypsin-like elastase family member 2A yields the protein MRKLLLLTLMVAHGTFNCVAGCGLPAYPPVLGRVVAGVDVKPHSWPWQVSLQSDSSGRWSHVCGGTLIASEWVLTAAHCVNGHYNYRVEMGKHSLTASEENSAARWAARIITHSHPHDFISAGNDIALIKLSTPVVFSDTIMPSCLPQRDAVLPHGTECYITGWGRLSTEGAPADILQQALLPVINHDTCSQPEWWGVLATDKMVCAGGDGVTAGCNGDSGGPLNCQNPDGSWTVHGVVSFGSGQGCNFFQKPTVFTQVSSYLDWIDRVSNAFCGSFPHA from the exons ATGAGGAAGCTGCTTCTTCTCACTTTAATGGTAGCTCACG GAACATTTAATTGTGTTGCTGGATGCGGCCTTCCCGCCTACCCTCCTGTGCTGGGTCGAGTGGTAGCAGGAGTGGACGTCAAGCCACACAGTTGGCCCTGGCAG GTTTCCCTCCAGTCAGACAGCAGTGGGCGCTGGAGTCATGTTTGTGGGGGAACCTTGATTGCATCAGAGTGGGTCCTCACTGCAGCCCACTGCGTTAA TGGCCATTACAACTACAGAGTGGAAATGGGTAAACACAGCTTAACGGCGAGTGAGGAGAACTCAGCAGCTCGGTGGGCCGCGCGGATTATCACCCACAGCCATCCACATGACTTCATATCGGCAGG CAACGACATTGCCCTGATCAAGCTTTCTACCCCCGTGGTCTTCTCTGACACCATCATGCCATCCTGCCTCCCACAACGTGATGCCGTCCTTCCCCATGGCACTGAATGCTACATAACTGGCTGGGGTCGGTTGTCCA CTGAGGGTGCACCAGCTGACATCCTGCAGCAGGCTCTCCTGCCCGTGATCAACCATGACACGTGCTCACAGCCCGAATGGTGGGGCGTCCTGGCAACCGACAAGATGGTGTGCGCTGGTGGAGATGGCGTCACTGCTGGCTGTAAT GGAGACTCTGGGGGTCCTTTGAACTGCCAGAACCCTGATGGCTCCTGGACTGTACATGGTGTGGTGAGCTTTGGTTCAGGGCAGGGCTGTAACTTCTTCCAGAAGCCAACAGTGTTTACTCAAGTCAGCTCCTATCTGGATTGGATTGATAGAGTAAGCAACGCATTTTGTGGCTCATTTCCACATGCATAG
- the tmem51a gene encoding transmembrane protein 51a: MRSSVDGQASPLSRGHTNDNNNNNSSINDNNGNSGSQYALCALGVGLVALGIVMIVWSVVPASPTGNNSNSSAGGGEGDSYGNRKSKASSVAFVLVASGVVMLMLSLCLGMRNKQREQRMLQEAQNRRGVTARENGDVETAEQDTQRYAVPTYEEAVGSGHYPVRQSNLQPSPSQLPSYDDLVQVDGVQYEIEGAELADPGAQLGSTSSTAPAALSASNRKPGKSARKLLPIKIRRIKSEKVPNCQPTASISIEPLTPPPQYDDKVAPL, from the exons ATGCGTTCCAGTGTGGATGGGCAAGCCAGCCCCCTCAGCAGAGGACACAcaaacgacaacaacaacaacaacagcagcatcaATGACAACAATGGAAATTCTGGTTCCCAGTATGCACTCTGCGCTCTGGGCGTCGGACTCGTAGCACTGGGCATTGTCATGATCGTATGGAGCGTGGTGCCTGCAAGCCCGACTGGTAACAACAGCAACAGTAGTGCAGGTGGAGGAGAAGGTGATTCTTATGGGAACAGGAAAAGTAAAGCTTCCTCTGTGGCCTTTGTCCTGGTGGCCTCGGGGGTGGTCATGCTGATGCTGTCATTGTGTCTGGGAATGAGGAACAAGCAGAGGGAGCAGCGCATGCTCCAGGAAGCCCAGAACCGAAGAGGCGTGACAGCCAGGGAAAATGGGGATGTCGAAAC TGCCGAGCAAGACACCCAACGCTATGCTGTGCCCACCTATGAGGAGGCAGTAGGCAGTGGCCACTACCCTGTCCGTCAAAGTAATCTTCAGCCCAGCCCCTCCCAGCTGCCCTCCTACGATGACTTGGTGCAGGTCGACGGGGTGCAGTATGAAATTGAAGGTGCAGAGCTTGCCGATCCCGGAGCACAGCTTGGCTCCACCTCCAGCACCGCACCGGCAGCTCTTTCTGCCTCAAATCGGAAACCTGGTAAAAGTGCCCGCAAGCTCCTCCCCATCAAAATCCGCAGGATCAAATCGGAGAAGGTGCCCAATTGTCAACCGACCGCCAGCATTAGTATAGAACCTCTCACCCCTCCTCCACAGTATGATGACAAGGTGGCCCCACTTTGA
- the LOC125989157 gene encoding kazrin isoform X5: MKDMLSKDLEESQGGCSAEVLSATELRVQLAQKEQELDRAKEALQAMKSDRKRLKLEKADLVNQMQQLYSTLESREEQLRDFIRNYDQHRKESEDAVKALAKEKDMLEREKWDLRRQTKEATEHTGMLRAQLDLKENRIKELEAELAMISNCVNQRMEFRVFERLGDRDFSPRVMAAKQSLATLTKDVPKRHSLAMPTEPVVNGNNQEWVMQADLPLTAAIRQSQQTLYVHTGHPTDRQVAAVRLSPCHSRQPSIISDASGAEGDRSSTPSDINSPRHRTHSLCNSLEDLEVAKCKKKKDKMGLGSLSRVFTRKQRKSLDPGLFDDSESLTSLNRLSLSLPDGPEEPLDRLQQVELARSTPMSQWRAGTVQAWLEVVMAMPMYIRTCSENVKSGKVLLGLTNEDLELGLGVTSLMHRRKLRLAIEDYREAEDGRGLSKAADMDHHWVAKAWLSDVGLPQYSQAFHTHLVDGRMLHSLTRRDLERHLNISKKFHQVSLLLGIELLHLLNFDKDALQARRVQCEHQNTDPLVWTSHRVIKWLKDIDLKEFTEGVVSSGIHGAVMVLEPSFSSDTLATTMGIPSSKHMIRRHLEEELTNLIGLARADAKQGVERLVLGTPPTPIRQNSPSRSPGSASRHTDDEGSLRRRAVKPPTGFSPKARNGRDLSYHSSYGSLPREVREQTPPRTQGSPVRAYANIGVTNV, encoded by the exons ATGAAGGATATGTTAAgtaaggacctggaggagagccAAGGAGGATGTTCAGCCGAGGTGCTTTCTGCCACCGAGCTCCGCGTGCAGCTGGCCCAAAAGGAGCAGGAGCTGGACCGAGCCAAAGAGGCTTTGCAAG CCATGAAGTCAGACCGAAAGCGTCTAAAGCTGGAAAAGGCAGACCTGGTGAATCAGATGCAGCAACTTTATTCCACACTGGAGAGCCGAGAGGAGCAGCTCCGAGATTTTATTCGCAACTACGACCAGCACAGAAAA GAGAGCGAGGATGCGGTGAAAGCTCTTGCCAAAGAGAAAGACATGCTGGAGAGAGAGAAGTGGGACCTGCGGCGACAGACCAAGGAAGCCACCGAGCACACGGGAATGCTGCGAGCACAGCTGGACCTCAAGGAAAACCGCATCAAGGAGCTGGAGGCTGAACTGGCAATG ATCAGTAACTGTGTCAATCAAAGAATGGAGTTCCGGGTGTTTGAGCGGCTCGGGGACAGGGACTTCTCCCCGAGGGTTATGGCG GCCAAACAGTCACTAGCCACCCTTACCAAGGATGTGCCTAAACGTCACTCCCTGGCAATGCCAACGGAGCCGGTTGTCAACGGTAACAACCAGGAGTGGGTGATGCAAGCTGACCTTCCCCTCACTGCTGCCATCAGACAGAGTCAGCAGACCCTCTACGTGCACACGGGCCATCCCACCGACAGACAAG TGGCTGCTGTGAGGTTGAGCCCGTGCCACTCGCGTCAGCCCTCCATCATCTCCGATGCCTCGGGTGCGGAGGGAGACAGGTCGTCCACACCTAGTGACATCAACTCTCCACGTCATCGGACACACTCACTCTGCAAT TCTCTAGAAGATCTGGAGGTGGCCAAATGtaagaagaagaaggacaaaATGGGCCTGGGCTCTTTGTCGCGAGTCTTCACCCGAAAACAACGCAAGTCCCTGGACCCGGGTCTGTTTGATG ATTCGGAGAGCCTCACCAGCCTCAATCGCCTCAGCCTCAGCTTACCAGACGGTCCGGAGGAGCCGTTGGACCGCCTGCAGCAGGTGGAGCTGGCCAGGAGCACACCTATGTCTCAGTGGAGGGCGGGCACTGTGCAGGCGTGGCTAGAGGTCGTCATGGCGATGCCAATGTACATACGTACCTGTTCGGAGAATGTCAAGAGTGGCAAG GTGTTATTGGGACTAACCAATGAGGACCTGGAGCTCGGTTTGGGCGTAACCAGTTTGATGCATCGTCGCAAATTGCGTCTGGCCATTGAAGACTACAGGGAAGCTGAAGATGGAAGAGG TTTATCCAAAGCTGCTGACATGGACCACCACTGGGTAGCCAAGGCCTGGCTCAGCGACGTAGGCTTGCCACAGTACTCGCAGGCATTTCACACGCACTTGGTGGACGGACGCATGCTCCACTCCCTGACCCGCCGTGACCTCGAACGCCATCTCAACATCTCCAAAAAGTTCCACCAGGTCAGCTTGCTGCTGGGCATCGAACTGCTGCACTTGCTAAATTTTGACAAGGAT GCACTGCAGGCCCGCCGAGTACAGTGTGAGCACCAAAACACGGACCCTTTGGTTTGGACCTCTCATCGTGTCATTAAATGGCTTAAAGACATCGACCTCAAG GAGTTTACAGAAGGTGTCGTCAGCAGCGGCATTCATGGAGCTGTCATGGTGCTGGAACCAAGTTTTTCCAGCGACACTTTGGCCACAACAATGGGAATTCCCAGCAGCAAGCACATGATTCGTAGACACCTCGAAGAAGAGCTGACAAATCTGATCGGCCTGGCCAG GGCAGATGCAAAGCAAGGCGTTGAGCGCTTAGTTTTGGGAACACCGCCAACTCCCATTCGCCAAAACTCCCCAAGCAGGTCGCCTGGCTCTGCCAGTCGACACACGGACGATGAGGGCTCACTTAGGAGGAGGGCTGTCAAG CCGCCAACCGGATTCAGCCCTAAGGCACGCAACGGACGGGACTTGAGCTATCACAGTAGCTATGGGTCACTACCTCGTGAGGTCAGAGAGCAAACACCTCCGAGGACACAAGGGAGCCCCGTCCGGGCTTACGCCAACATCGGGGTGACCAATGTGTGA